Below is a window of Anabas testudineus chromosome 10, fAnaTes1.2, whole genome shotgun sequence DNA.
AATCTCTACCGCTTCGAGGTTATAATTGTGGATATAAACGACAACGCACCCTCTTTTCGGATACCGGGGATTGTTTTGAACGTATCTGAGTCAGCTTTTCCAGGAGAAAGGTTTACTCTAGTAAAAGCCTTCGATGCGGATGTAGGTAGTAACTCGGTAAAAGGTTACAAACTGAGCCAAAATGAATACTTCACGCTGGATGTGCAGAATGGGGGAGAGCCGACTATGTCTGCTGAAATTGTGCTGCAGAAAACCTTAGACCGCGAAAAACAGGCAATAATCAAACTCATTCTGACAGCAGCGGATGGAGGGAAGCCTCCTAAATCAGGCACGTTACATATCACAGTTAATGTGCAAGATGTAAATGATAATATTCCCATTTTTGACAAACCGCTGTACAAAGCCACAGTGCCAGAAAACACGCCGCACGGTACCAGCGTCATTTCTGTGAACGCTCGGGATTTAGACGAAGGTCTTAACGGAGAAATAGTGTATTCTGTTATTAATCACGACAGTGACAACGATGTTGATAAATTTGCTATTAATCCCATCACGGGGGAGATTACCGTAAAGGGGGAACTAGACCACGAAAAAAGCAACGCCGTGGAAATCCGAGTCCAGGCGAAAGACAAAGGATCTATTCCAAGAGCATCTCATTGTAAAGTACTCGTTGAAATCACGGATGTTAATGATAATCTACCAGAAATCTCGGTGACATCTTTAGTCAATGTCGTGAGGGAGGACGCACCCCTAAACACAATGGTTGGACTGATAACAGTGCGAGATAATGACGCAGATAAAAATGGCGTCGTACAGGTGAGAATAGTGGATTCAGTGCcgtttaacattaaaaacacatacaaaaaccaTTATTCGTTGGTAGTAGACGGGATTCTGGACAGAGAACAAGCTTCTCACTATAATGTAACGATATCAGCGACAGACGAAGGAGATCCGCCTCTTTCAAGTACAAGCGTCATTATAGTCCACGTGTCTGATGTCAATGACAACGCACCTCAGTTTAAAGAACCTGtgataaacatgtttgtcaAAGAGAACAGTCCAGTTGGAGCTGTTATCTACACCATGACTGCAGATGATCCTGACGTAGATGAAAATGCAAAAGTAACGTTTTCcgtaataaataataaaaataacattatagGATCAGTTCTAAACATCAACTCAGAGACTGGAGATATAGTCAGTTTACAGTCTTTTAACTTTGAGGAGTTGAAGACGTTTCAGTTTAAGGTTCAGGCCACAGACTCTGGTGTTCCTCCGCTCAGCAGCAACGTGACTGTCAACGTTTTCGTCCTGGATGAGAACGACAACAGTCCCTCGATTCTCGCTCCCTATTCTGAGCACGGCTCCGTTAACAGTGAGAGCATCCCCTATTCTGCTGAAGCGGGATACTTTGTGGCAAAGATCAGGGCTGTAGACGCAGACTCTGGATACAACGCGCTGCTCTCTTATCACCTGTCGGAGCCCAAAGGGAACAACCTGTTCCGGATCGGAACCAGCACCGGAGAAATCCGGACTAAGAGGAGGATGAGtgacaatgacctgaaaagtCACCCGTTGGTGGTGCTGGTTTCTGATAACGGAGAACCCTCCCTGTCAGCTACTGTGTCTAttgatgtggtggtggttgaaAGCACAGCTGACATCCAGACTCCGTTCAGACATGTTCCGATAAAGGAGGAGAGCTTCTCTGATTTGAACCTGTACCTGCTGATCTCCATTGTGTCGGTGTCGCTCATCTTTCTGCTGAGCCTCATCACTTTAATAGCTGTCAAATGTCACAGGACAGACGGCACTTTCAGCAGGTACAGCGCCCCCATGATCACCACCCACCCTGACGGGAGCTGGTCTTACTCGAAAGCTACTCAGCAGTATGAcgtgtgtttcagttcagacacGCTCAAGAGTGACGTAGTGGTTTTCCCCGGCCCGTTTCCGCCTGTAGACGCGGAACTGATCAGTATAAACGGAGGAGACACTTTTACTAGGACTCAGACTTTACCTAATAAAGACAAGGTAAGAGCTAATGCTCCAAGACTAACTCATAAACTACAATAAACTACAGTATCTAAATCACCAGCTCAGCTAAACAACTATTTccatgtgtttctttctttttcctccttatTTGTCAGCTTTGGGTGTAAacgctgtccatggtgctgaaattGCAGGCCACTGAGCAGTCTGCAACACAAACCTGTCATGGGCAGTACTGCCAAAAGGTTGTTTTTACTGTGGGTTCATGTTAAAGTGGGACAAGAGGAGTCTTTTAACTGAAATGATCTGGTGTTCGATGCTGTGCTACatactttgtatttttgctcTGAGaagctgatgtgtgtgtcactcaCAGTCAGTAGACCTGACATGTCGTACTGAAAGGATCCAGCTTAGGCCTTTCTGAAAACAACTGCTTTTAGACATCTTGGATTCAGATTGGATTCAAATGGAGACTGGGCTAAAACATCTTAGAATGTGGTTTGACCACCTGTAAAATCACACGTCTAACTAATCAGAGAATTTCATCTTGTTTCCACAGTACATTTCAGAATATTTTAAGGTCTAAATGTCCATGAAATCCACGGTACCATACATGTAATGGTTGTGTGTTGACAACATCGCCTCACCAGAGACAAAGTTTAACTTTTCAGGTGATGTAATGTCGGCGTTTAGATAATAGAAACACAACTTAAGGTTAAATCTCGGTGGTGAGTGTAAAAAGATTTACACTGTGTCAACAAGATCTCCTTCCTTTTGTTCCCTGTTTCAGCTCCTGGTTCACAGCACTGGTCTCACTGGGTTGTGTTATCTGCAATGAAAACTACCAAAGTCCATGAGTGTGTTTCGTAGCAACTTTATATTGTCCGTTTTTggtctgtttatgtgttttgtgaCAAAGGTTTGGTGAAGGAAGTTGTGGCGGTTCACTGGTGGGAAAGCCGGAGGTAAACAATACTTCTTTTGGTTACCTGAGTAACGGTATTTATCGGAGTAATGCTGATTACCTGTGGTAAGACAGTTTCTCTCCGTGCTTTATAAAACCAGTAGTAGACCAGAGCCTGAGGTTGGTGCGTTTTGTGATGATGGGCCATCGCCTTTTGTAGATTTGCACTTGCTTTAGGAATTGTTGTCtcatactttattttttttctgatttcacaCTGTCTTGATTCAGGTCTTATTTAGAAATGTGCTGTAGGTAAATTGCTTCAACAAGTCAACATTTCAAAGCTGGCAAAACCCGGTATAAGAGAAATATTTACTGCCCCATATCTTATTAGCATCTCTGTGTGcatacagtgtgtttctgttggctgttctttgtattttatatagATTTTGATGTTGAGTGTCCTGCTCATTCTCTCATAGTGTCTCTCGTATCTTCATATGCAACTAATATTTAGCCGATATGCACAATTCCAGGACCATAGAACTTTGGCATCAAAATTTAATCCAGCAGTTGTtgatttttgctttttacaTCAGTGCCTTCCCAGTTTGACTTGTGAAATCtgtgaaaacaacattaataatgaaGGTGTAACTGGTCCCACCTCATCAGGTACAGGGGGAAAGTGAGATATGATTATGAAGCACGTGCCTGCCTTGTATTGATAGCAGATCTGATTATAGACAAACATTTGGGCCTTTGATTGCAAACAGTGCAGACTATTTTGGCCTCCAAAGACTCCattctttctttgtttattatCCTTTGGTTGTACATAAAGTAATTCAAGATTTGTAGTCGTATCTCTACCAAGAACATTTAATCACATATGGTTTTATAAGTAATATTTCTTATATCATTGGTGTCTTATATAGTTTTATACTTTCACTTTATGCAGTGCTCCTTCATCTTAATATTGCAGCAGCTTTAGTTGCACTTCAAGACCCCAGTGTATTGTGAAACACAGTTCTACTTTTATAGGGCACTGTGTGATAGCTTGTTTCTAATATTAGATTAACACACTGAGAAAGGTTCACTTTTTGCTACACTTCATTTTCAAAacatgatgacagtgatgagaCTGTGAAGATGTTTATTTATCTGCACTAAAAATACAACTGGTTTAAACATAAATTTAGATGgcatgttttcatctttggtGAAATCTTATCTACTAGTTAAACACTATTCAGATTCCTTGTTTTTTCCTCTAGGTCATGTCTGCTCCATGTCCCCCTGCTATAACAGGACATAGCCTCCATGATTTATCTCACTCaatatttttcctttctccttcttcGTGCTGCCAGATCTCTttcccctccccctctccttcACCATCTCTCTCGGAGAAGGGCAGCAGCTGAGAGAGAGTAGCAGGGAATTAACGTCCATTTCTGCAGACATGTGTGCCATCGGCCTTAGAGCGCTGTAAACACGACCTaatgtattttcattaacaTACCTAATGTGTGCACAGAGCTGAGGGAACCCTTATCCGCTGATGTCAAAAGGCGCACATgtgttcagttttaatttaacagtgGGTAATTCTACCGTTTTTATATATGTGTCCTCTATaattattcattaatgttattGCTTGTAACTGGTGCCGTGTGTTCAGATATTCTCCGTGAGGCAGGCTGTACACTGTGCTGCGGTCGATCTGTGATGCTTTGAGTCACTCAGACGACATGACCTCATTTCAGGGAGTGGTCCAGCACAAACAAGCATGGCCCGAGCTGTCAAAACTCTGCTCGTTTGGTTGGTTCAGTGTGAAGGAGACTGAACCGGGGCTTTCTGTGCGCTCAAACAGACTTTGCATATTGCAGGCGATGTGAACGGGCTATGTGAGGCTTATAAGTGGGTCAGCGTGTGATTTAAAGATGGCAGCGCGCTACATGCGCCATCTAACTGAACCTGTGCTTAGTAATTGCTTCGCTATTTTCCCCTAGACAGTCTCTGCTCCACGCACACGCTCTCCATGCTGTGGTTTCCTGAAACAATGCCCGGAGCTGGCTCTCTGCGTAaaagtgttcagtgtgtgttctgtgtgctgCGGCTCTCTGTAAACGTGATAGAGGGGGGAGGGGCAGGTAATTTTCCGCTATTCGCTGCAGCAGCAATGGCAGCAGGGAGCTTCAGAACCGATGAAGGTATCAGCTCCGCTCGGCTCagctctcctcctgctctgcgGCTGGGCGGGGACCACAGCACCAAGTGTCAATCACAGCTTAACCGCTTGGGCGGGGCAAAAGGGACAGAGTGGACGAAGGAGAGGCTTTTATCCAGGCAGCCATCCGCTTCCCGTGTGTTTGTATCTCTGTGTTGTGTCACAGAATATTTTTTATGGAGCTGcgagcctgtgtgtgtttgaatgagcCACAATAATGTATACACATCAAAGAACTGAGGAGAGAGCTATTGCTTTGTGACACAAGACTTGAGGTTTAGAGTGTGTCTCTGTTAAAAGCTTCTAACTCTGCCTCCTCTGATGCTGTACAATGCAATAAATTATTGATTCTACATTATCCTAGTTGAGGCACAGCTAAGTGGTCATGCATTGCAGTACAGTGGAGTCATTCACCAAAGTCATTTTAGAGGAGGACACATATagattcaacacacacacaaaaagcataaTGCAGTTGTGGTACAAGGTGACAGAACAGCACTCTGATTGACTGAAGATGTATTTACTCATCCTCTCTGTGCATCAGTGTCTGTCTCACACGTCTGTTGTagcacttcctgtttttctcctctACAAGGGTGTGTCCTTTGTGTGAGTGAggttggtgctgctgctgtcagtggtTGCCATGGAGACTGCTCTTAGCTGTAATGAAATGATGAACTAGACTGTTTCCACAGAGCTGCCAGTATGTACCCGCCCCCCACCCAGGCATCCATCCCAGCATGTGCTGTAGATGCAAGCAGGAAGGAAACATGGTGGACACAATGGGAGGCAGGAGAAGTGCAGAGGGAGACAAAAGGAAAGATGCAGACTGAAGATGTTCAGTACAGCATCTTGAGCAGAACTGCCAAGTCAGACAGTGAGCAACGGGGGGGGATGTTAGAGAATTTATTCTAAAACGAGAGAGAGGGATTTAGCACAAATATAGCAGTGCATACTCGAGCTTTGAGCATGAGATAGTAAGAAAAAGGGAGCTTCTGAGGATGAGATGGaccaaaaaaaacattaaatacatgcCCTGCAGATGAGTGAGAACATCACAAGCTTACAATTGGTCACAGATGAAATGAGGAACTTATCGCCACCCTCCCCTTCTCCCCCACTTCCACCAACCCCGTCCTGCATCCGTGCTTTCTCATAGTGGCATCCGGACGGTTTTTGCAGTCGTTTGATTAGCTTTGTCATGCTCAGAACCACGGGTCCCATCCTTTCCCATCCGGCAAGGATACAAAGCCAGGGCATCCTAAGAGGGAAGTATCCAAAGCCTGCCTGCATTTCCTGATAGCTTTGTTCGGTGCCACAACAAGAATCTGTTTGATTTATGCACATGCTGAACCAGGACAACCAAGGAACTGTTTAACCCTTGCAGCCCCCCAGAGGCAGAGATTTGAGCTGCTTTTAGTTCTCCCGTGCCCTTTATTTTTTGAAAGCAAGCCACACCAGGgatcagcacaaacaaacacacccagaGAATGCCTCCTCCACCCGATTACTGCATTCACCTGAGTAAAAGGATTGTGGTTAGCATGGGACTATTGTTCTGAAGATTTTAAAGTGGAAGTTCTTGTGCATAGAAAAATGAATAAGAATGTAAGAAAGCAGCTTCATCATATGCTATAAATGGATATACTAAATAATGCCATTCACTAATCTGTTCTTTCTTGTGCAGTTGCTCTGTATTTCAGAAGTTTGTTTCAGCTAATCTTTCTTAAGGAGCAATACTAGTAAGTGACAGCTAAACTAGAGGGCAGATAATGATACGTTATCTGTGATAGAAGGTTGTTTATATCCATTATAAAGAtgttttgcctttatttgatagcAGTAATAGTTTGAGATGCTTTGTGTCTAGAACATATTTTGATAACTACAGATACAGCAATAATACTGCAGCGTCTGTCGTCGGTAAACTGCTCTTTCTCATCTCACCTCTGGAGGGTGCTTTGCTTTTTATATTCCTTTATCCATTAAGGTCACTGTGTTGGAAATGAGAAGGAAAATGACATCATGACATCCCTTTTGCTCTCCAACACACACGCTCATAGCTGGGATTAGGTCTTAGTGCTTTGGCTTAATGAGAAAGCCTGCATGGATGGCCAGTGGGGTGATGATCACGTGTCCAGCCCTTGTACTACCAATTTATTCCAACAGAGGGACCAATTTCACTGTCTCTGCCACCTCTGCTCCCTCATGCTCATACTGCATCTCCCACTCCTTCACTTGGCGATCATAACAAAGCTCTAGGTAAATTGTTAATTTCATAACAAGGTCATTAATTCTTCAcgtttcctcttcttttctattttgaCTTTATACATCCCTTCAACATGTAAGACAGTTGCTTGGATACAGTTTGGACTCCTAAGACAATGGCTAATGTTTTCAGATGCTTTATTTCAACACacctttttcacttttcctgACACTACAGCTCATCTACACTACAGCTCGCAGTCGTTTCCCTGTTTTTGACTCTCACACAAATTGTGTCTTTCTCCAGTACCAATGTGTCCATAGTGCAATATGATCTGTGTCATACAAATGGCAGGAAACGGAACCACTAGGTTAAGTTGCACACTATATGTGTGCTGTTCTCTTTAGTCTGTGCACGTGTTTATCAAATTCCTGATGTCTGTTtcctgacatttaaaaatgattgaaAACAGCACTTCTGACATATATTCAGACACAGTCATTGTGTTCTTGAGTAATATGTGTGCTTTTaaagctgtgtttacagtgagtctgtgtgtgtgagcgtagATGCCTACAGGCAGAAATGCCCTTTAAGTTTGCATgacttcctctgtttgtgttgattGAGGCAGTGATGTAAGGAGTCCTGCTTCATGATAGCCCAGCCGTGACCTGTTTCTCTGTGGATCTCTGCTGTCGTCTGACTCACTAAACTGAGGGGATTCCATGTgagaaagtaaaatgaatgGCTTTCAGAATGGCCCCTTACACTATTAATGAGCTTGAGTCCAAGTGAAGAGAAGGTTATTAATATGGTGCCTAGCTTGCATTATTGATAGAATAGGGATTGTGAATATTCTGGTAGAATGAACAAGGAGGGAGTCCTTTTTCAAACTTCTGAATTATCTCCCCGTATCATTCACAGGGCTTTACAGTagcttctgtgtgtctgcataagGTATGAGCCATTGTGTTCCCACTATGCCCCCCAGctagaaaagaaaatgtcaagGTCAGATAATTAATTGATGTACACAGGGATGCATTTCTGAcaacctgctgttgttttgtttttttagaaaaaaaacaactaatttgttgtttgaaatCCACATTTGTTGATGCGTGCAGGCGTCAAGTGGAATAATGGTGATAACTATATCTGCGGCACCCCTgagtgaaaaatgtaataatccACAGCTCAGCGGTGTGCAAttaagacagaaacagatgggCGGATTTGAAATAGGTGTGAGAAAGCTGTAACATATCAAATACAGTCAGgtagaggagggggaggaggagagtgaaagGGACATGTGCAAAGGTCAGGT
It encodes the following:
- the LOC113160053 gene encoding protocadherin alpha-5-like isoform X7: MKQGNIFPHWIYVLFHVSNIWSLAASQTVYSVTEESSPGTTVGNLAKDFHLDVQELEARGFQISGPNTRYFEVNVKTGILLVKDRIDREELCSRNVKCSLEVEAIVNSPLNLYRFEVIIVDINDNAPSFRIPGIVLNVSESAFPGERFTLVKAFDADVGSNSVKGYKLSQNEYFTLDVQNGGEPTMSAEIVLQKTLDREKQAIIKLILTAADGGKPPKSGTLHITVNVQDVNDNIPIFDKPLYKATVPENTPHGTSVISVNARDLDEGLNGEIVYSVINHDSDNDVDKFAINPITGEITVKGELDHEKSNAVEIRVQAKDKGSIPRASHCKVLVEITDVNDNLPEISVTSLVNVVREDAPLNTMVGLITVRDNDADKNGVVQVRIVDSVPFNIKNTYKNHYSLVVDGILDREQASHYNVTISATDEGDPPLSSTSVIIVHVSDVNDNAPQFKEPVINMFVKENSPVGAVIYTMTADDPDVDENAKVTFSVINNKNNIIGSVLNINSETGDIVSLQSFNFEELKTFQFKVQATDSGVPPLSSNVTVNVFVLDENDNSPSILAPYSEHGSVNSESIPYSAEAGYFVAKIRAVDADSGYNALLSYHLSEPKGNNLFRIGTSTGEIRTKRRMSDNDLKSHPLVVLVSDNGEPSLSATVSIDVVVVESTADIQTPFRHVPIKEESFSDLNLYLLISIVSVSLIFLLSLITLIAVKCHRTDGTFSRYSAPMITTHPDGSWSYSKATQQYDVCFSSDTLKSDVVVFPGPFPPVDAELISINGGDTFTRTQTLPNKDKPKAPNSDWRYSASLRAGGVMQSSVHMEESSVMQGAQGVLVQNWPTVSSAADGEGGEVSPPMGAGVDSNSWHFRYGPGGPGAPPQHLKPGEVPPEAFIIPGSPAIISIRQNQGGEDDKSDFITFGKKEEAKKKKKKKKEKKDKKDKGKDDGDE